One Rhodothermus bifroesti DNA window includes the following coding sequences:
- a CDS encoding tyrosine-type recombinase/integrase, translating to MTRSLEPLPAPLPQTPSGNVNLLALYLERFDRPHTRRAYRNDLVDFFGTPQITLELAARTTFVEVNRYLQALEAQGHKPATLHRRLAALRGFFDWLVALGALSHNPAHRQLVRRLRPIHTTSRSVLYLTTDEAARLLEAASLDPQTGLRDYALILTLIFCTLRRSEAAAMDVEHLRRLGAYWVLELPQTKGGAHQFVKVPDAVIDAIETMKSHYGITQGPLWRSLSRRNYGQRLTPHSIYRIVAQAALQAGLPRIGAHTLRHTGCTLALEAGASLEQVQAHARHRHIATTLRYIHQRDRLASSAADFIRIELPTHRP from the coding sequence ATGACCCGATCGCTTGAACCCTTACCAGCGCCACTACCCCAAACACCTTCCGGCAACGTGAATCTATTGGCGCTCTACCTAGAGCGTTTCGATCGCCCACATACGCGACGTGCTTATCGAAACGACCTGGTCGATTTCTTTGGTACGCCTCAGATCACGCTTGAGCTAGCCGCACGCACCACGTTCGTAGAGGTTAACCGCTACTTACAAGCCCTCGAGGCCCAAGGCCATAAGCCGGCCACGCTGCACCGACGGCTGGCCGCCTTACGGGGCTTTTTCGACTGGCTGGTCGCTCTGGGCGCCTTATCGCACAATCCCGCACACCGCCAGCTGGTACGCCGCCTGCGGCCGATTCATACAACCAGTCGCAGTGTCCTTTACCTGACAACTGACGAAGCTGCACGGCTCCTGGAAGCAGCTAGCCTAGATCCCCAAACCGGACTGCGTGATTATGCACTCATCCTAACATTGATCTTTTGCACGTTGCGTCGCAGCGAAGCCGCTGCTATGGATGTAGAGCATCTGCGACGCTTAGGCGCTTACTGGGTACTAGAGTTGCCGCAAACCAAAGGTGGTGCACACCAGTTCGTCAAAGTGCCTGATGCCGTTATTGACGCCATTGAAACCATGAAAAGCCACTACGGCATTACGCAAGGACCGCTGTGGCGTAGTCTAAGCCGCCGTAACTATGGTCAACGTCTAACACCACATTCTATTTATCGCATCGTTGCACAAGCAGCCCTGCAGGCTGGCCTGCCACGTATTGGCGCCCACACGCTACGGCACACAGGATGCACGTTAGCGCTAGAAGCTGGGGCTTCACTAGAACAGGTGCAGGCCCATGCCCGCCACCGGCATATTGCCACAACGTTGCGCTATATCCATCAACGGGACCGACTGGCTTCAAGTGCTGCTGATTTTATCCGGATTGAATTGCCCACCCATAGACCATAG
- a CDS encoding LacI family DNA-binding transcriptional regulator, with amino-acid sequence MAQRIRREKKDKVTIYDVAREAGVAISTVSRVLNNSSDVSDETRQRVLRAIEKLQFRPDRTARTLAQKKTRVLAVAVTSFTTPFHNEILKGVRTALENVDADLLLSDLGSKHPQQKLLNFLRRGAVDGLLLIGLPADEKLTLELRALHAPVVMVGYHHTDFDCFYWDDRTGARIAVQHLIACGHRRIGMIRSHTEGSLQLDRIAGYREALEAAGIPYEPELVRAGKTEKHAGFSEEAGYEAMQELLAITPRVTAVFASSDVQALGAWKALREAGLRVGEDVALVGYDDIKISEYIGLSSVSQNMHTVGKESARLLVERVEGIRQDPPLEVLIVPQLKIRYTSDCSQRT; translated from the coding sequence ATGGCCCAGCGCATTCGACGAGAGAAAAAAGACAAAGTCACTATCTACGACGTGGCTCGCGAAGCCGGCGTGGCAATCTCAACCGTCTCACGCGTACTCAACAACTCCAGCGATGTGTCTGACGAAACGCGCCAGCGCGTGCTGCGTGCCATCGAGAAGCTGCAGTTTCGCCCAGACCGAACGGCCCGTACGCTGGCGCAAAAGAAAACCCGCGTGTTGGCCGTTGCGGTTACCTCATTTACCACGCCCTTTCATAACGAAATCCTGAAAGGCGTCCGTACTGCCTTAGAAAACGTCGATGCAGATCTGCTGCTCAGCGACCTGGGCTCTAAACACCCACAACAGAAATTATTGAACTTCCTGCGGCGCGGCGCTGTCGACGGTTTGCTGCTGATCGGCCTACCTGCCGATGAAAAGCTTACGCTAGAGCTGCGCGCCTTGCATGCCCCTGTGGTCATGGTAGGCTATCATCATACCGACTTTGATTGTTTTTACTGGGACGACCGCACCGGTGCCCGAATTGCGGTGCAGCACCTTATTGCCTGTGGTCATCGCCGGATTGGCATGATTCGTTCGCATACCGAAGGGAGCCTGCAGCTTGATCGCATTGCAGGCTACCGTGAGGCCCTTGAAGCAGCTGGTATTCCCTATGAACCAGAACTGGTTCGTGCAGGTAAGACCGAAAAACACGCGGGCTTTAGTGAAGAAGCAGGCTACGAGGCTATGCAGGAGTTACTGGCCATTACGCCCCGTGTTACTGCCGTCTTTGCCAGCAGTGATGTGCAAGCGCTCGGCGCTTGGAAAGCCCTGCGTGAAGCCGGTTTGCGTGTAGGCGAAGACGTAGCTTTGGTAGGCTACGACGATATTAAAATTAGCGAGTACATCGGCCTTTCAAGCGTTTCGCAGAACATGCACACGGTCGGCAAAGAATCTGCCCGGCTGCTGGTTGAACGCGTAGAAGGCATTCGTCAAGACCCCCCTCTGGAAGTCTTGATTGTTCCACAACTCAAAATCCGCTACACCAGCGACTGCAGCCAACGCACATGA
- a CDS encoding phosphoribosylaminoimidazolesuccinocarboxamide synthase, with translation MIDNALLKAQLGRTLRQTHLKALGPPYRGKVRDVYTIDGLLVLITTDRISAFDHVLRQTIPFKGQVLNQLAAYFFRHTADVVPNHVVAVPDPNVTVARRCRPIPVEFVVRGYLAGHAWRLYQSGLRQLCGKRLPEGLVQNERLPQPILTPTTKASEGHDEDISREEILARGWLDAETFDQLEQLALKLFQRGTEMAARRGLILVDTKYEFGVDEEGTLRLIDEVHTPDSSRYFYAEEYEERLRKGLPQRQLSKEFVREWLMAQGFMGKPGQVLPDLPDEVRLEIAQRYILLYEELTGETFVPDLHPDPEARIEENLKQLEGLQLSW, from the coding sequence ATGATCGACAACGCGCTGCTCAAAGCACAGCTTGGACGTACGCTGCGACAGACCCACCTCAAGGCCTTGGGCCCGCCCTATCGGGGTAAAGTGCGTGACGTGTACACCATCGATGGCCTACTGGTACTGATCACTACAGACCGGATCTCGGCCTTCGATCATGTGCTACGGCAAACCATACCCTTTAAGGGGCAGGTGCTCAACCAGTTGGCTGCCTATTTTTTCCGACATACAGCCGACGTGGTCCCCAACCACGTCGTCGCTGTACCTGACCCGAACGTAACGGTAGCCCGTCGGTGCCGGCCTATTCCTGTTGAGTTTGTCGTACGCGGCTATTTGGCGGGCCATGCTTGGCGTTTGTATCAGAGTGGTCTCCGGCAACTTTGCGGCAAGCGCTTGCCGGAAGGCCTGGTGCAAAACGAACGCCTCCCTCAGCCGATCCTAACGCCAACCACCAAGGCCTCTGAAGGCCATGACGAAGACATCAGTCGAGAGGAGATCCTGGCGCGCGGCTGGTTAGACGCAGAGACCTTCGACCAGCTCGAACAATTGGCGCTGAAGTTGTTTCAGCGGGGTACAGAGATGGCCGCACGCCGCGGCCTGATTCTGGTGGATACCAAGTACGAGTTTGGAGTGGATGAGGAAGGAACGCTACGGCTTATCGATGAGGTGCATACGCCAGACTCCTCCCGCTACTTTTATGCAGAGGAATACGAAGAGCGGCTACGTAAAGGATTGCCGCAACGGCAGCTTTCTAAAGAATTTGTACGGGAGTGGCTGATGGCCCAAGGGTTTATGGGAAAGCCAGGACAGGTGCTCCCAGACCTTCCCGATGAGGTTCGCCTTGAAATTGCACAACGCTACATTTTGCTCTACGAAGAGCTCACAGGAGAAACGTTTGTGCCCGACCTCCATCCTGACCCTGAAGCCCGTATTGAAGAAAATCTCAAGCAACTTGAAGGGCTTCAGCTTAGCTGGTAA